A single Triticum dicoccoides isolate Atlit2015 ecotype Zavitan chromosome 2A, WEW_v2.0, whole genome shotgun sequence DNA region contains:
- the LOC119355661 gene encoding UDP-rhamnose/UDP-galactose transporter 6-like has product MAPGSKAEKKAALDAGAWMFNVVTSVGIIMVNKALMATHGFSFATTLTGMHFATTTLMTLVMKWLGYVQPSHLPLSELVKFVFFANLSIVGMNVSLMWNSVGFYQIAKLSIIPLLCIMEVLFENFRYSRDTKLSIVVVLVGVGVCTVSDVSVNAQGLVAAVIAVCGTALQQHYVNYLQRKYSLNSLKLLGHTAPAQAASLLILGPFVDFWLTRNRIDTFHYTSTVTFFIVLSCVISVGTNLSQFICIGRFTAVTFQVIGHMKTILVLTLGFLLFGKEGLNFHVAFGMILAIVGMIWYSSASSKPGGKERQGLASEKAQKSPQSELDDKV; this is encoded by the exons ATGGCACCAGGAAGCAAGGCAGAGAAAAAAGCAGCATTGGATGCTGGGGCATGGATGTTCAATGTTGTAACTTCGGTTGGCATAATCATGGTCAACAAGGCCTTAATGGCTACACATGGTTTTAGCTTTG CCACAACATTGACTGGGATGCATTTTGCAACTACCACTTTGATGACATTGGTAATGAAATGGTTAGGATACGTTCAGCCATCTCATTTACCTCTGTCGGAGCTAGTAAAGTTTGTATTTTTTGCAAACCTATCAATTGTTGGGATGAATGTTAGCTTGATGTGGAACTCTGTTGGCTTTTATCAG ATTGCGAAGCTATCTATTATTCCACTTCTATGCATTATGGAGGTCCTGTTCGAAAATTTCCGTTACTCGAGGGATACAAAGCTTAGTATAGTGGTTGTCCTTGTAGGTGTGGGAGTGTGTACAGTTTCTGATGTCAGTGTAAATGCGCAAGGATTGGTAGCTGCCGTAATAGCAGTTTGCGGCACTGCATTACAACAGCAT TATGTCAATTACCTTCAACGGAAGTACTCTCTCAACTCACTCAAACTCTTGGGTCACACTGCACCAGCTCAAGCAGCTTCACTGTTGATATTAGGCCCATTCGTGGACTTCTGGCTTACCAGGAATAGAATCGACACTTTTCACTACACCAGCACAGTGACG TTCTTCATTGTGCTGTCATGCGTTATTTCAGTTGGGACCAATCTCAGCCAATTCATATGCATTGGGAGATTCACCGCCGTCACGTTTCAAGTGATCGGACACATGAAGACAATTCTCGTGCTAACCCTGGGATTTCTGTTGTTCGGGAAAGAAGGCCTGAATTTCCATGTGGCGTTTGGGATGATCCTCGCCATTGTTGGGATGATATGGTACAGCAGCGCGTCTTCGAAACCCGGAGGCAAGGAGCGGCAGGGTCTGGCGAGCGAGAAGGCCCAGAAGTCGCCACAGTCGGAGCTGGACGATAAAGTATGA